The genomic segment TGGAAGACTTGATGGACTCAATTCTCCAGTCCAGGCTGCAAGGATGTTCACCCCTGGTGCAACCACATCAGGTTTGAGAATCTCAAGTGTGAGGAAATTTGGTCCTCTAGATGAAAATGCTGCCACCACTGGTGATGGCCTAACACCCAATCTGGTACCTAAAAAGGCTAGAGTTGCGGTTGGTTTCCCATTTGTTAAAGCATAATGTTTGATTGCTTTCCCTTCCATCTCTCCCACTGCAACTGCTGGAAGTAGGTGACAATCTGCAACAAGCTCCTCCCCATTTGCTGCAGTGTTTGTCAAAATCATCCCTACTCCTCCAGCATCTTTCACTACTTGACCCTTTTGCACTCTAGGATTTATTCCTCGATCACATATCACGATTTTCCCAGAAACAACATGTGGATCCAAAGTTCCCTCTAAGCATAATGAACTTGGATTAGGGCTGCTTGAGTTACTACCCATATAAACAAGAGGGTATTGCTTGTTTGCCTGCAGTAACCTCCGCCCTTTGTAGAGTGAAACTCCAGATATGGTTCTCCCACTCCCTAGCTTAACACTACCTGGAAAATCTCTATCCATGGTGCTAGCACCGACTGTAGTGATCCATGGTGATACATTAGTGAGGCTGACAGGATCTGGTCCTCCATTGCCAGCTGAGCAAGAGACAAAAACACCCATCTCCATTGCTCCAAAAGTTGCTATCGCCAAACTGTCGTGAGAGTAAGATGAAGCTCCACCACCCAAAGATATCGACAACACATTCACTCCATCACCCACCGCTCTATCAACCGCCGACAGAATATCCGAGCTGAAGCACCCACCAGTCCAGCAAACCTTGTAAGCTGCAATTCTTGCACCAGGAGCCATTCCTCTAGCTGTTCCATAGGCATAACCAAGAAGATTTGCACCTCGTACCGGAGAGCCAGCAACAGTGGCTGCTGTGTGAGTACCATGTCCATCTTGATCTCGAGGTGATTTATATTCGTTTTTCTCATTGATTTTCCCAGTGGCAGCTTCATATCCCCGGTAGAACACTCTTGCACCCACAATTTTCCTGTTGCAGTGATACTTTTGAAAGCCTCGTCCAGTTTCACATGTTCCTTTCCAGTGAGCAGGAACCGGTGTCATCCCTGTATCATTAAAGCTAGCACTTTCCGGCCAAATTCCAGTGTCAAGTACCCCAACTATGACATCATGATCTGCAAGTTTTTGAGACCAGATGCTAGTACTTTCTTCTGGTTCTAATCCAAGGAACATAGGACTCCTTGTGGTGTGTAATTCATACTTGGTCTCTGGAAGTATAGCAACTACACCATCTTCTTGTTTTAGCCTCTCAGCTTCTTCTTCAGTTAACTGAGCGGCAACACCATGAAAAGCATTTTGGTAGCTATAGATGATCCTATTTTCACCATCTCCTTCACCTTCACTCTGGGTATCGGACATTACCGACTTTAATTTCGATGAGTACCATTCCAGAGGACTTGAGAATGATGCTGGCATTGCAGACTTGTGCATTTGGACGATGTAGGTCTTCTTTATCAATAAGTTGCTTTCCGAGAGGACGAAAGCGAAACACAGGCAGCTTGCTAGAATGAGAAACAGCCATTTTACTGGGTTTTCAGCCATATCCAAGCACAAGCTTTTTAGGGGGTGCTAGAGAAAAATGGGAAGGTGAGTGGAGGTGGTGATGTCCTTGAGAGACTACAAATATCCCAGAAACCTGTACTGTCTTGTTAAGCTGGTAATTAAGTTGGTTGGTGCTTCTTGAATGCTTGGTAGGTGGAGTTAAGAAACTTAACTGGTTGGGGGGGGGTGGAGTGGTAAAAAGTTTAAAAGTTTATCTTGTTTGCAGAGAAACTAGCTGTTTTTCATGCCGTTGTTAATGGCTTCTTCCTATGGTTAcctaaaacataataataattaatgaaaGCTCACACAAGCAACGAGTGATCCTTCAACTTGTCCGCTTTTCATTAGATGAAATCAGAGGTGAGAAAAGGCATGAAGACTTTTAAGCGTGGTTGGATGAGACCGAGTTAATGGTCTTTTAACATTATACACAATTTCTTTTAATGCTGTGCCGTTGGTGCTTTCCGTATGCCAAGTTTCGGGTCCCCCACGATCACATGATGCATGTAAAGCAACTGTGGCGTTGTCAGAGTAAGAAAGAAAAATGGGTTATTACATTCGTCTTTCTCATTTTAAAAATGCCCAAAATTTCCTTTTTGGTTTCCCCGTCATCTTCCAAAATCtttagttttttctttctttttggttgATATTCAAAACAAAATGCACTCAAGCTTTTTCATATTGAGAAACCAATAATTATGTTAGTAATTAAGTGATGGTGATGGTATAACTAACGGTGACGAATGTTGCAATGCAAATTCAAATAATGGTGATGATATTGCAAACGGGGATATTTATAATGGTGTATAATTGAAATTTTTGTCTTGGATTTTATATTTTCCTCAAATCGAGGCAGCAATAGTTAAAGCTGCCCGTTACTATGTCTATCTATA from the Gossypium hirsutum isolate 1008001.06 chromosome D09, Gossypium_hirsutum_v2.1, whole genome shotgun sequence genome contains:
- the LOC107892083 gene encoding subtilisin-like protease SBT1.3; its protein translation is MAENPVKWLFLILASCLCFAFVLSESNLLIKKTYIVQMHKSAMPASFSSPLEWYSSKLKSVMSDTQSEGEGDGENRIIYSYQNAFHGVAAQLTEEEAERLKQEDGVVAILPETKYELHTTRSPMFLGLEPEESTSIWSQKLADHDVIVGVLDTGIWPESASFNDTGMTPVPAHWKGTCETGRGFQKYHCNRKIVGARVFYRGYEAATGKINEKNEYKSPRDQDGHGTHTAATVAGSPVRGANLLGYAYGTARGMAPGARIAAYKVCWTGGCFSSDILSAVDRAVGDGVNVLSISLGGGASSYSHDSLAIATFGAMEMGVFVSCSAGNGGPDPVSLTNVSPWITTVGASTMDRDFPGSVKLGSGRTISGVSLYKGRRLLQANKQYPLVYMGSNSSSPNPSSLCLEGTLDPHVVSGKIVICDRGINPRVQKGQVVKDAGGVGMILTNTAANGEELVADCHLLPAVAVGEMEGKAIKHYALTNGKPTATLAFLGTRLGVRPSPVVAAFSSRGPNFLTLEILKPDVVAPGVNILAAWTGELSPSSLPTDHRRVRFNILSGTSMSCPHVSGIAALIKARHPDWSPAAVKSALMTTAYVHDNIHNPLQDSSTAAASTPYDHGAGHINPLKALDPGLIYDISAQDYFEFLCTQKLTAMQLKAFSKHSNMSCHHNTLATPGDLNYPAISVVFPEDTAISTLTLHRTVTNVGPPASHYHVVVSPFKGVTIKVEPKTLNFTRRNQKLSYKISFTRKSPQTMPEFGGLVWKDGVHKVRSPIAITWLPPF